The following are encoded together in the Lathyrus oleraceus cultivar Zhongwan6 chromosome 3, CAAS_Psat_ZW6_1.0, whole genome shotgun sequence genome:
- the LOC127125876 gene encoding uncharacterized protein LOC127125876, which yields MNSGCISNCINDARDPRVPVRGSYVNLYKWPESDAAFVRSVSSGREHPGVVDSISCRQLYLRSYTFCREDEKKKKVKVKAKKRVVVKKKNLGWKKDKKSSCSVLFGIFRRLLSCCASVDVVDENYQF from the coding sequence ATGAACTCTGGTTGCATATCGAACTGCATCAACGATGCACGTGACCCACGTGTTCCGGTGAGAGGTAGCTACGTGAACCTCTACAAGTGGCCGGAATCAGACGCTGCTTTTGTGAGGTCAGTGAGTTCCGGCAGAGAGCACCCGGGGGTGGTGGATAGCATCTCTTGCAGACAATTGTATCTGAGAAGCTACACATTTTGCAGAGAAGatgagaagaagaagaaagtgAAGGTGAAAGCGAAGAAACGTGTGGTTGTTAAGAAGAAAAATTTGGGTTGGAAGAAAGATAAAAAGAGTTCTTGTTCTGTTTTGTTTGGTATTTTTCGAAGGCTCTTGTCTTGTTGTGCTAGTGTTGATGTTGTGGATGAAAATTATCAGTTTTAA